In Paraburkholderia phenazinium, the following are encoded in one genomic region:
- a CDS encoding methyl-accepting chemotaxis protein, with amino-acid sequence MTRFSFRRASRTPSIVGDIAAQAGKLGIEICDVSGHVEEVAARVQRQAQVCRSLRDAAAQTMAGNRRIATAAREMRDVTTEVASGVQESQQTLEASLEDIHGLVEGVTVIESHIGALRAALAHVSRVSEEISLIARQTHLLALNAAIEAARAGDSGKSFAVVAAEVKNLSAKTAQATGQIETTLAQLTQQTEQLTNEGSVNTARAHRVREGTRRIGEVVHSTGEAITQLNAEAGQIATLTGEIESQCTGLEAQVLEMASGVEDSSQNFVQAKDRLGNLLGVSETLIELTAATGVETTDTRFIEAVQQTAAKIGKLFERAVASGELSLADLFDQTYVPIGGTNPPQFMTRFTAFTDRVLPGVQEPLLGLDPRVAFCAAVDARGYLPTHNKKFSQPQRDDPVWNAANCRNRRVFDDRTGLAAATHTKRFLLQTYRRDMGGGEFVLMKDASAPVFVGGRHWGGVRMGYRA; translated from the coding sequence ATGACGCGCTTTAGCTTCCGCCGGGCGTCCCGGACGCCGTCGATCGTCGGCGATATTGCCGCGCAGGCGGGCAAACTGGGCATTGAGATCTGCGATGTGTCGGGCCACGTCGAGGAAGTGGCGGCGCGGGTACAGCGCCAGGCCCAGGTGTGCCGCTCGCTGCGCGACGCCGCGGCGCAGACGATGGCCGGCAACCGCCGGATTGCGACGGCCGCGCGCGAGATGCGCGACGTGACGACCGAAGTGGCGAGCGGAGTCCAGGAGTCGCAGCAGACGCTGGAGGCCTCGCTCGAGGACATCCACGGCCTCGTCGAAGGCGTGACGGTCATCGAGAGCCACATCGGCGCACTGCGGGCGGCGCTGGCGCATGTGAGCCGGGTGTCCGAGGAGATTTCGCTGATTGCGCGCCAGACTCACCTGCTGGCGCTCAATGCGGCGATCGAAGCCGCGCGGGCCGGCGACTCCGGGAAGAGTTTCGCGGTGGTTGCGGCGGAGGTGAAGAACCTGTCGGCGAAGACGGCGCAGGCGACGGGCCAGATCGAGACCACCCTTGCGCAATTGACCCAGCAGACGGAGCAACTCACCAACGAGGGGTCGGTGAATACGGCGCGGGCGCATCGGGTGCGGGAAGGCACGCGCAGGATTGGCGAGGTGGTGCATTCGACGGGGGAAGCGATTACGCAACTCAACGCGGAGGCGGGACAGATTGCGACGTTGACGGGCGAGATCGAGAGCCAGTGCACGGGGTTGGAGGCGCAGGTGCTGGAGATGGCGAGCGGCGTGGAGGATTCGAGCCAGAACTTTGTGCAGGCGAAGGACCGGCTGGGGAATTTGCTGGGGGTATCGGAGACGCTGATCGAGCTGACGGCCGCGACGGGCGTGGAGACGACGGACACGCGGTTTATTGAGGCGGTGCAGCAGACGGCGGCGAAGATCGGCAAGTTGTTTGAGCGGGCGGTCGCGAGTGGCGAGTTGAGTTTGGCGGATCTGTTCGACCAGACGTATGTGCCGATTGGTGGGACGAATCCGCCGCAGTTCATGACGCGGTTTACGGCGTTTACGGATCGGGTGTTGCCTGGGGTGCAGGAGCCTTTGCTGGGGCTTGATCCACGGGTGGCGTTTTGTGCCGCGGTCGATGCGCGGGGGTATTTGCCGACGCATAACAAGAAATTTTCTCAGCCGCAGCGCGATGATCCTGTCTGGAATGCGGCTAATTGCCGGAATCGGCGGGTGTTTGATGATCGGACTGGGCTTGCTGCCGCGACTCATACCAAGCGGTTTTTGTTGCAGACGTATCGGCGCGATATGGGAGGTGGGGAGTTTGTGCTGATGAAGGATGCTTCCGCGCCTGTTTTTGTTGGTGGCAGGCATTGGGGTGGGGTTAGGATGGGGTATAGGGCTT
- a CDS encoding TetR family transcriptional regulator — MEATPDPDLDLAPGKRRLIEAALRLTASGRSFATLGLRELAREAGLNPNTFYRHFDTLDDLAREAVEWLSRRLRPMLRRERWLAAHDEPHSVPRRACAAFFAFALDNREAFLSALAEYHGTSPALRDAVRANLNEVSAEMADDVMQLSLVPGLARATVDEICTQIVLQLFHLSHEYISNAARREALIDYSERFIVRLFAGAAVLEQHQSPLSASA, encoded by the coding sequence ATGGAAGCCACTCCCGATCCCGATCTTGACCTCGCGCCGGGCAAACGCCGCCTGATTGAAGCGGCCTTGCGCCTGACGGCCAGCGGGCGCAGCTTTGCGACGCTGGGTCTGCGCGAACTGGCGCGCGAAGCCGGTCTGAACCCCAACACGTTTTACCGGCATTTCGACACGCTCGACGATCTGGCGCGCGAAGCGGTCGAATGGCTGAGCCGGCGCTTGCGGCCGATGCTGCGACGCGAGCGTTGGCTCGCCGCGCACGACGAGCCGCATAGCGTGCCGCGTCGTGCCTGTGCGGCGTTTTTCGCATTTGCGCTGGATAACCGGGAAGCGTTTTTGAGCGCGCTCGCCGAGTATCACGGCACCTCACCGGCGCTGCGCGACGCGGTGCGAGCGAATCTGAACGAAGTGTCAGCGGAGATGGCCGACGACGTCATGCAACTGAGTCTGGTGCCGGGCCTCGCGCGGGCGACGGTGGATGAAATCTGCACGCAGATCGTGCTGCAACTGTTTCATCTGTCGCATGAGTACATCAGCAATGCCGCCCGGCGCGAGGCGCTGATCGATTACTCCGAGCGCTTTATCGTCAGGCTGTTCGCCGGGGCGGCGGTGCTCGAGCAGCATCAGTCGCCGCTTTCCGCGAGCGCGTGA
- a CDS encoding flavin-containing monooxygenase, with translation MPSPSPATPRIAIVGSGFAGIGMAIRLRQMGLESFTIYEAAGEIGGTWRDNTYPGAACDVPSHLYSFSFEPNPGWSRAYGQQAEILAYMKHCVRKYGLEPFVRCHTRVVAARFDEARQVWRLELEHGANAAAASSTTHENETIEADIVIAASGPLSQPAMPQIAGLERFTGKLFHSARWDHDYPLEGKRVAVIGTGASAIQFVPRIQPRVAQLDLFQRTAPWIMPKPDKPVSKRAQWWFRYLPFTQRFVRSTIYWQLESRAIAFVVNPKLMKYPMKFGLSYLERRVKDPELRAKLTPNYRLGCKRVLLSSEYYPALSQPNVEVVTTAIREVVADGVVTEDGVHHPADAIICGTGFQVNDIGAPFDVTGVGGADLDARWLRDGPEAYLGTSIADFPNFFLMVGPNTGLGHNSMIYMIESQVQYIADCLRVLRRRGARTMNLRPDVQHAFNARLQEDMRRSVWVSGCQSWYQTKSGKVTAIWPGFTFSFRKRTRRVRAREYRFAR, from the coding sequence ATGCCATCGCCCTCGCCTGCTACGCCACGCATTGCCATCGTCGGGAGCGGCTTCGCCGGCATTGGCATGGCGATCCGGCTGAGGCAAATGGGACTGGAGTCGTTTACGATCTACGAGGCCGCGGGCGAGATCGGCGGGACGTGGCGCGACAACACTTATCCCGGTGCCGCCTGCGACGTGCCCTCGCATCTGTATTCGTTTTCCTTCGAACCCAATCCCGGCTGGTCGCGCGCGTACGGGCAACAGGCCGAGATTCTCGCGTACATGAAGCACTGCGTGCGCAAGTACGGGCTCGAGCCGTTCGTGCGCTGCCATACACGCGTGGTGGCGGCCCGCTTCGACGAGGCCCGTCAGGTGTGGCGGCTCGAACTCGAGCATGGCGCAAACGCGGCAGCGGCTTCGTCGACCACGCACGAGAACGAGACGATCGAAGCCGACATCGTGATTGCGGCAAGCGGCCCCTTGTCGCAGCCGGCCATGCCGCAGATCGCCGGTCTCGAACGCTTCACCGGCAAGCTGTTCCACTCGGCGCGCTGGGACCATGACTATCCGCTCGAGGGCAAGCGCGTCGCGGTGATCGGCACCGGCGCCAGCGCCATCCAGTTCGTGCCGCGGATCCAGCCGCGCGTCGCGCAGCTCGATCTGTTCCAGCGTACTGCGCCGTGGATCATGCCGAAACCCGACAAGCCGGTCAGCAAGCGGGCGCAATGGTGGTTCCGGTACCTGCCGTTCACGCAGCGCTTCGTTCGCAGTACGATCTACTGGCAGCTCGAATCGCGTGCCATCGCCTTCGTCGTCAATCCGAAGCTGATGAAGTATCCAATGAAGTTCGGCCTGAGCTATCTGGAACGGCGGGTCAAAGACCCTGAACTGCGCGCCAAACTGACGCCCAACTACCGGCTCGGCTGCAAGCGCGTGCTGCTATCGAGCGAATACTATCCGGCGCTCAGCCAGCCGAACGTGGAGGTGGTCACCACCGCCATCCGCGAAGTCGTCGCCGACGGCGTCGTCACGGAAGATGGCGTGCATCACCCCGCCGACGCGATCATCTGCGGCACCGGCTTTCAGGTCAACGACATCGGCGCGCCGTTCGACGTCACCGGCGTAGGCGGCGCGGATCTCGACGCGCGCTGGCTGCGCGACGGACCCGAGGCGTATCTCGGCACCAGCATTGCCGACTTTCCGAATTTCTTCCTGATGGTGGGTCCGAACACAGGGCTCGGCCACAACTCGATGATCTACATGATCGAGTCGCAGGTGCAATACATCGCCGACTGTTTGCGCGTGCTGCGCCGGCGCGGCGCCCGCACCATGAACCTGCGGCCCGACGTGCAGCACGCCTTCAACGCGCGCCTGCAAGAAGACATGCGGCGCTCGGTGTGGGTGAGCGGCTGCCAGAGCTGGTACCAGACGAAGAGCGGCAAGGTCACCGCCATCTGGCCGGGCTTCACGTTCAGCTTCCGCAAGCGCACCCGCCGGGTGCGTGCGCGCGAGTACCGCTTCGCGCGCTGA
- a CDS encoding alpha/beta fold hydrolase, with protein sequence MASLETVPSAPGAPLPPRSLAARLGITSVPREALRQRYTQPGSKFVNIMGSDVHYVDEGSGELLVMIHGFASSLHTWDGVAEELARSYRVIRLDLPPFGVTGPLHTPSGAIETMNMPTYRRFIDTFMQALGIQRATLIGNSLGGLISWDYAVRHRDAVERLVLIDSAGFPMKLPIYIGLFNSAMVRMSAPWWLPEPIIRSAVRNVYGDPRRLAAPVLRRYIEFFHGAGTRAAIGKMVPTLDFADLDTDVLKTVDVPSLVLWGAKDRWIPPAHAAEFARRIPGAQSVMYEGLGHIPMEEDPGRVLEDLRAFLFQPPPPSRRNTSQRNLQASTISSHNW encoded by the coding sequence ATGGCAAGCCTCGAAACCGTTCCATCTGCGCCGGGCGCACCGCTGCCGCCCCGCTCGCTCGCCGCGCGCCTCGGCATCACCAGCGTACCGCGCGAGGCGCTGCGGCAGCGCTATACGCAGCCAGGCTCGAAGTTCGTCAACATCATGGGCAGCGACGTTCACTACGTCGACGAAGGCAGCGGCGAGCTGCTGGTGATGATTCACGGCTTCGCATCGTCGCTGCATACCTGGGACGGCGTCGCGGAAGAACTGGCGCGCAGCTATCGCGTGATCCGCCTCGACCTGCCGCCGTTCGGCGTGACCGGGCCGCTGCACACGCCGTCCGGCGCGATCGAGACCATGAATATGCCTACGTACCGGCGCTTCATCGATACCTTCATGCAGGCGCTCGGCATCCAACGCGCGACGCTGATCGGCAACTCGCTCGGCGGGTTGATCTCATGGGACTACGCGGTACGCCATCGCGATGCGGTCGAGCGGCTGGTGCTGATCGACTCGGCGGGCTTTCCGATGAAGCTGCCGATTTACATTGGCCTCTTCAACAGCGCGATGGTACGCATGAGCGCACCGTGGTGGCTGCCCGAGCCGATCATCCGCAGTGCGGTACGCAATGTCTACGGCGATCCGCGCCGGCTTGCGGCGCCCGTGCTGCGACGCTATATCGAGTTCTTCCACGGCGCGGGTACACGCGCGGCAATCGGCAAGATGGTGCCGACGCTTGATTTCGCCGACCTCGACACCGACGTGCTGAAAACCGTCGACGTGCCATCGCTCGTGTTGTGGGGAGCCAAGGACCGCTGGATTCCGCCCGCGCATGCGGCGGAGTTCGCGCGGCGCATTCCGGGGGCACAGTCCGTCATGTACGAAGGGCTGGGCCACATCCCGATGGAGGAGGATCCCGGGCGCGTGCTGGAGGATTTGCGCGCCTTTCTGTTTCAGCCGCCGCCTCCGAGCAGGCGCAACACATCCCAGAGGAACTTGCAGGCCAGCACGATCAGTTCCCACAACTGGTAG